TTATGAGAATGTGACCGGCAAGACGGCCGAGTGGCTGGCGCCTGTCTTCGCCGAAATCGTCACGCCTTCGGCAGCGCTCGCTTTCGGTGGCGTCGAGACAGTGGCGCTATTCAAGGAAGGGAGCGCAGAGCCTGCCGCCAACCGCACCGCCATTATCGAGCTCCAGGTCGATGACGTGGAAGCCGAATTTGCGAGGTTGAAAGACCACGTGGAGGTGGTGCATGAGCCGAAGATGATGCCCTGGGGAAATTGCGCGGCGCAGTTCCGCGATCCCGAAGGAACGCTCGTGAGCCTTTACACGCCCGTCAGCGACGCTGCCAAAAAACGGTTTGGATCGCGATGAATCGAGCCGAGGAAGGATGATGCCGAGCCGCCATCCTTTCTCGGTGAGGCCGTTGCATACGGGCTGGCCCTTTATCGGCTGACGCAACAAAATCTGAAAGTCATGTCGGGCCGCCCACGTCTCGTTCGTCCTCGGTGCATGAATGGGCAACGGACACTCCGCGTCGGCCCCATCAATTCATGAGGAACAACCATGCCTAGCACCGTCCGCCTGCACCGCGTTCTCGCGACCAGCCCCGAGAAGATCTATCGCGCCTTCCTCGAGGCAGACGCGCTGGCGAAATGGCTT
This region of Bradyrhizobium sp. CCGUVB1N3 genomic DNA includes:
- a CDS encoding VOC family protein; the encoded protein is MRFASTRLIAADIKTLVAFYENVTGKTAEWLAPVFAEIVTPSAALAFGGVETVALFKEGSAEPAANRTAIIELQVDDVEAEFARLKDHVEVVHEPKMMPWGNCAAQFRDPEGTLVSLYTPVSDAAKKRFGSR